A genomic region of Candidatus Dependentiae bacterium contains the following coding sequences:
- the typA gene encoding translational GTPase TypA, which yields MNKQRKDLRNIAIIAHVDHGKTTLVDEMLKQSGTFIPNAESGSRVMDSGDIEKERGITILAKNTSVYLPNSKTRINIVDTPGHMDFGGEVERTLQMVEGFLLLVDAAEGPLPGTRFVLQKALQLNLKPIVLINKIDRKDADVPRIEAKIHDLFLELAHDTSHLDFPILYGSSKLGFASSDPNATSGTLTPLFDAILEHIPAPVEKADSLQLLITNLDHSDYLGRIGIGKILSGTITLGSQIICCKDGYVSKPTRVLKLYQFEGINRKEVNEATFGDIVAIAGVEEELTIGTTICLPEKPLPVPYVEIDKPTLSIYVSVNSSPFAGREGNLLTSRQIRERLQKELKTNVALQVEDTSTPETFKVSGRGQLHLGILIETMRREGFEVEVSAPEVIMHTMGGQKQEPMEHLTVDIEEQHQGEIIKNLGMRKAIMLQLENIGNGRIQLEFKIPARGLIGFRSQFIMDTRGTGLMGHRFAGYAPYMGEISGRNKGSLISMDNGSTTGYALNTLQERGVLFVTTGVEVYEGMIVGEHSRDNDLEVNPTKKKKLTNMRATGTDDAVLLAPPRIITLENALDWINDDELIEITPKAIRLRKKFRKAFERKKNN from the coding sequence ATGAACAAACAGAGAAAAGATTTACGAAACATCGCAATTATAGCTCACGTCGATCATGGCAAAACAACCTTAGTCGATGAAATGTTAAAACAATCCGGAACATTCATACCGAATGCAGAATCCGGCTCAAGAGTGATGGATAGCGGTGATATCGAAAAAGAACGTGGTATTACGATCTTAGCAAAAAATACATCCGTATACCTTCCAAACTCAAAGACTAGAATAAATATCGTCGACACTCCTGGCCACATGGATTTTGGTGGAGAAGTTGAACGAACACTTCAAATGGTTGAAGGTTTTCTACTTTTAGTCGATGCAGCTGAAGGTCCACTTCCAGGAACACGTTTCGTGCTTCAAAAAGCACTTCAACTCAATCTCAAACCAATAGTTCTTATAAATAAAATTGATAGAAAAGATGCGGACGTTCCAAGAATTGAAGCAAAAATTCACGATCTATTCTTAGAACTTGCACATGATACATCTCATTTAGATTTTCCAATACTTTATGGATCATCAAAATTAGGATTTGCATCTTCCGATCCAAATGCAACATCAGGCACACTAACCCCACTTTTTGACGCTATTTTAGAACATATTCCAGCACCTGTAGAAAAAGCAGATTCATTACAATTGCTTATCACAAATTTAGACCATTCAGACTATTTAGGTCGAATTGGAATCGGAAAAATTTTAAGTGGAACTATCACTCTCGGATCACAAATTATTTGCTGTAAAGATGGGTACGTAAGCAAACCTACAAGAGTTTTAAAACTGTATCAGTTTGAAGGAATAAACAGAAAAGAAGTTAATGAAGCAACATTCGGCGATATCGTAGCAATAGCTGGAGTTGAAGAAGAGTTAACAATTGGAACAACAATTTGTTTACCAGAAAAACCATTGCCAGTTCCTTATGTTGAAATTGATAAACCAACCCTTTCCATTTATGTTTCCGTTAACAGTTCACCATTTGCGGGTCGAGAAGGAAATTTATTAACATCTCGCCAAATTCGTGAAAGATTACAAAAAGAACTCAAAACAAACGTTGCATTGCAAGTCGAAGATACAAGTACACCTGAAACATTCAAAGTTTCTGGCCGAGGCCAGTTGCATCTTGGAATTTTGATCGAAACAATGCGTCGTGAAGGATTTGAAGTTGAAGTTTCGGCACCAGAAGTAATTATGCATACCATGGGAGGACAAAAACAAGAACCAATGGAGCATTTAACAGTTGATATTGAAGAACAACATCAAGGCGAAATAATTAAAAATTTAGGAATGCGAAAAGCTATAATGCTACAGCTTGAGAATATTGGAAATGGACGAATTCAACTAGAATTCAAAATTCCAGCTCGAGGCTTAATTGGTTTTAGAAGCCAATTCATTATGGATACACGCGGAACAGGTTTAATGGGACATAGATTCGCAGGTTATGCACCTTACATGGGCGAAATCAGCGGAAGAAATAAAGGTTCGTTAATCTCCATGGACAACGGATCAACTACAGGTTATGCACTTAATACATTGCAAGAACGTGGTGTTTTATTCGTTACAACAGGAGTAGAAGTTTACGAAGGCATGATCGTTGGTGAACATAGCAGAGACAATGACCTCGAAGTAAATCCAACCAAAAAGAAAAAATTAACAAACATGCGAGCAACAGGAACAGACGATGCAGTTTTACTTGCACCACCAAGAATTATTACACTCGAAAATGCGCTTGATTGGATCAACGACGACGAATTGATAGAGATTACTCCAAAAGCAATTCGCTTAAGAAAGAAATTCCGCAAAGCTTTCGAACGCAAAAAAAATAATTAA
- a CDS encoding ATP-dependent RNA helicase produces MNEKINFQNLGLSAEVLKAVLDLGFEETTPIQSQSIPHVLAGHDFIGQAITGSGKTAAFGLPIADMVVANVKSPQALVLCPTRELAIQISVEFAKFLKYKAGVKVLPIYGGQSIEKQFKDLRSGPQIIIGTPGRVIDHLHRKSLDFSLIKMVVLDEADEMLKMGFREDLEEILQKIPTARQTVLFSATMPHAILQLAQKYQKKDVKIVKITHEKLTAPDVEQFYFEINHKDKIELLSRLIDLYNPKRSIVFCNTKNKVDDVAVAMRARGYKVDGIHGDLNQSQRDRVMARFRSFNVDVLIATGVAARGLDIPSVEAVFNYDIPQDEESYVHRIGRTGRAGKSGRAFSFVGEREHYELRDIVRYTKAKITQLPLPTLKQIQQIKESKVLEDVKAVLTQGHLEGQAELVEILNRENFSIELIAAALLKMLQEKELKYKKVATKDTFENYSDNRRSIDFDGDRDGRRNDNRRRDYRGGGSRGRSNGGKFPRRSSGGHSDSRGQGYSSGRNSK; encoded by the coding sequence ATGAACGAAAAAATAAATTTTCAAAATTTGGGGTTATCGGCCGAAGTTTTAAAAGCAGTTTTAGACTTGGGGTTCGAAGAAACAACTCCTATTCAGTCACAATCTATCCCACATGTTTTAGCAGGACATGATTTTATTGGTCAGGCTATTACCGGATCTGGTAAAACTGCCGCTTTTGGTTTGCCAATAGCAGATATGGTTGTAGCTAATGTGAAATCACCGCAGGCATTGGTTTTGTGTCCAACAAGAGAACTTGCAATACAAATTTCAGTAGAATTTGCTAAGTTTTTAAAGTACAAAGCTGGTGTAAAGGTTCTACCAATTTATGGTGGACAATCAATTGAAAAACAATTTAAAGATTTGAGATCTGGACCACAAATTATAATTGGTACTCCAGGTCGAGTAATTGATCACTTACACAGAAAAAGTCTTGATTTTAGCTTAATCAAAATGGTTGTTTTGGATGAAGCTGATGAAATGTTAAAGATGGGCTTTAGAGAAGACTTAGAAGAAATTTTACAAAAAATACCAACTGCACGTCAAACAGTGCTGTTTTCAGCAACTATGCCACATGCAATATTGCAACTTGCTCAAAAATATCAGAAAAAAGATGTAAAAATTGTAAAAATTACTCATGAAAAATTAACTGCTCCTGATGTTGAACAATTTTATTTTGAAATAAATCACAAAGATAAAATAGAGCTTCTTTCTCGACTTATCGATCTTTATAATCCTAAACGCTCAATTGTTTTTTGTAATACAAAAAACAAGGTTGACGATGTAGCTGTTGCTATGCGTGCTAGAGGATATAAAGTTGATGGTATTCATGGAGATCTAAATCAGTCGCAGAGAGATCGGGTAATGGCTCGATTTAGAAGTTTTAATGTAGACGTTCTTATTGCAACTGGAGTTGCTGCTCGAGGGCTTGATATTCCAAGCGTAGAGGCTGTTTTTAACTATGATATACCACAAGATGAAGAGTCTTACGTACATAGAATAGGAAGAACTGGTAGAGCTGGAAAATCAGGACGAGCTTTCAGTTTTGTAGGTGAACGAGAACATTACGAATTGCGTGATATTGTTCGTTATACAAAAGCAAAAATTACACAGTTACCTCTTCCAACTTTAAAACAGATCCAACAGATCAAAGAAAGTAAAGTATTAGAAGATGTTAAGGCTGTTTTGACTCAAGGACATCTTGAAGGCCAAGCTGAACTTGTGGAAATCTTGAATAGAGAAAATTTCTCAATTGAATTGATAGCCGCAGCTTTACTTAAAATGTTACAAGAAAAAGAGCTTAAATATAAAAAAGTTGCCACTAAAGATACTTTTGAAAATTACTCAGACAATAGACGATCTATCGATTTCGACGGAGATAGAGATGGTCGCCGAAATGATAATAGAAGAAGAGATTATAGAGGCGGAGGAAGCCGTGGCCGAAGCAATGGCGGTAAATTCCCTCGTAGATCATCTGGTGGTCATTCAGACAGCAGAGGCCAAGGTTACAGCTCTGGAAGAAATAGCAAATAA
- the pyrH gene encoding UMP kinase (Catalyzes the phosphorylation of UMP to UDP), giving the protein MKNKKKILLKVSGEIFSQGSTNKPHIELINQIKKLQKNCSFAIVIGAGNLFRGPIQGKELGLSRCVGDEIGMLATILNSKILQDLLNQNNIESTILSTITCPQYTDQISQQKINDAFKANKIIIFAGGTGNPGFSTDTNGVIRSLQIEADEMWKLTKVDGIFDKDPIKHKNAKLIKSISYDEFLKKNLLVLDQTAIVFAKQNKLKIRVLNFAQKNCLEKALKDSSCGSLIS; this is encoded by the coding sequence ATGAAAAATAAGAAAAAAATTCTTCTAAAAGTAAGCGGTGAAATATTTTCACAAGGTTCAACCAATAAACCTCACATTGAACTAATTAACCAAATTAAAAAGCTTCAAAAAAATTGCTCCTTTGCCATTGTCATTGGCGCTGGCAACCTTTTCAGAGGACCAATTCAAGGAAAAGAACTTGGGCTCTCACGTTGCGTCGGAGATGAAATCGGAATGCTTGCAACTATTTTGAATAGTAAAATATTGCAAGATTTACTAAATCAAAACAATATTGAATCTACCATTTTAAGCACAATTACCTGTCCTCAGTACACAGATCAAATAAGCCAGCAAAAAATTAACGATGCTTTTAAAGCAAATAAAATCATCATATTTGCAGGCGGAACAGGAAATCCTGGTTTCTCGACCGATACCAATGGAGTAATACGCTCGCTTCAGATCGAAGCAGATGAAATGTGGAAATTAACAAAAGTTGATGGAATTTTTGACAAAGACCCTATAAAACATAAAAATGCTAAATTAATCAAATCGATCTCATATGATGAATTTCTCAAAAAAAATCTTTTGGTTTTAGACCAAACGGCTATCGTTTTTGCAAAACAAAATAAATTGAAAATCAGAGTTTTAAATTTCGCACAAAAAAACTGCCTCGAAAAAGCCTTAAAAGACTCTTCCTGCGGCAGTTTAATTTCATAA
- the tsf gene encoding translation elongation factor Ts yields MAEITTELIQQLREKTGVGMMDCKKALIESKGDIEKAIEFLRKKGAAVAAKRSGNEAKNGLIHAYIHPGAKVGVLLEISCETDFAANTESMHAFAKDVCMQIAAANPISISPEEVDNSLIEKELEIIREQLKQAGKPENLINKIAESKLEKFYETSCLLKQKFIKNDKISIQDLLNDLIAKIGESIKIKKFARYQIG; encoded by the coding sequence ATGGCTGAAATTACCACGGAACTCATTCAACAACTCAGAGAGAAAACTGGCGTTGGAATGATGGATTGCAAAAAAGCACTCATCGAATCAAAAGGCGACATTGAAAAAGCAATTGAATTCTTAAGAAAAAAAGGCGCCGCTGTCGCAGCAAAAAGATCTGGCAATGAAGCCAAAAACGGTCTTATACATGCTTACATCCACCCTGGAGCAAAAGTTGGGGTTTTACTAGAAATTAGCTGTGAAACAGATTTTGCAGCAAATACAGAAAGCATGCATGCTTTTGCAAAAGATGTTTGCATGCAAATCGCAGCTGCTAACCCAATCAGCATTTCTCCAGAAGAAGTTGATAACTCTTTAATCGAAAAAGAATTAGAAATAATTCGCGAACAACTAAAACAAGCTGGCAAACCAGAAAATTTGATTAACAAAATTGCAGAAAGTAAACTTGAAAAATTCTATGAAACTTCATGCTTACTAAAGCAGAAATTCATCAAGAATGACAAAATCTCAATTCAAGATTTATTAAACGATTTAATTGCAAAAATTGGTGAAAGCATCAAAATCAAAAAATTCGCAAGATATCAAATCGGCTAA
- a CDS encoding 50S ribosomal protein L32 has product MPVPKRKVSKSRRDKRSANKKIAVKAVCVCLTCQAPISSHQVCSECGYYKGKKIIQTKTDRMYKRGESRRAKEAVVAKHNPAEETFEKQQ; this is encoded by the coding sequence ATGCCAGTACCAAAACGTAAGGTGTCCAAATCAAGAAGAGATAAAAGATCTGCAAATAAGAAAATAGCTGTTAAAGCAGTTTGCGTATGTTTAACATGCCAAGCTCCAATATCTTCACATCAAGTTTGCTCCGAATGTGGTTATTACAAAGGCAAAAAAATAATTCAAACAAAAACAGATAGAATGTACAAACGTGGTGAATCAAGAAGAGCAAAAGAAGCTGTAGTTGCAAAGCATAATCCTGCAGAGGAAACTTTCGAAAAACAACAATAA
- a CDS encoding phosphate acyltransferase PlsX: MIAIDVMGGDFAPFAILEGAIKSAQSGIPILLVGPKDLILDYLISLPCDWKSLPLEIEDSHQMIEMGEEPVKAVLSKKQSSLVLAVNSVKVGKSRAVLSAGNSGALMAAATFILGRVEGIDRAPIAGFLPGLKGGVLCLDLGANTECKPTSLEKFAELGSKYLQTSLNIKNPKIGLLSNGSENGKGSALVKEAFKLLEKSNLNFIGNVEPKDIIENKADIVVCDGFSGNVLLKSFEAMTFMFREMFALQLAKENDPAKKIVIDNWGKSFWENVASLADWTKQGGGLLLGVNGTVVVAHGCSNAIAIENAINLAWSASNKK; this comes from the coding sequence ATGATAGCCATTGATGTTATGGGGGGAGATTTTGCGCCTTTTGCAATTTTAGAAGGTGCAATAAAATCTGCTCAAAGCGGAATACCTATTCTACTTGTTGGTCCAAAAGATTTAATTTTGGATTATTTAATTTCATTACCTTGCGATTGGAAATCTTTGCCACTTGAAATCGAAGATTCTCATCAAATGATTGAGATGGGCGAGGAGCCTGTTAAGGCAGTTTTAAGTAAAAAGCAATCTTCTTTGGTTTTAGCTGTAAATTCTGTAAAGGTAGGGAAAAGTAGAGCTGTTTTATCAGCGGGTAATTCAGGAGCATTAATGGCTGCGGCTACTTTTATTTTAGGACGAGTTGAAGGTATAGATCGTGCGCCGATAGCAGGTTTTCTTCCCGGATTAAAAGGAGGGGTTTTATGTTTAGATCTTGGTGCCAATACTGAGTGTAAGCCGACGTCTCTGGAAAAATTTGCCGAACTCGGAAGTAAGTATCTTCAAACATCTTTAAATATTAAAAATCCCAAAATTGGGTTGCTTTCAAACGGATCAGAAAATGGTAAAGGATCCGCTTTGGTCAAAGAAGCTTTTAAGCTGTTAGAAAAATCAAACTTAAATTTCATAGGAAATGTTGAACCTAAAGATATTATTGAGAACAAAGCGGATATAGTTGTTTGTGATGGATTTTCAGGAAATGTTTTGCTTAAGTCGTTTGAAGCTATGACTTTTATGTTTAGAGAAATGTTTGCTTTGCAATTAGCAAAAGAGAATGATCCTGCTAAAAAAATTGTGATTGATAATTGGGGAAAATCTTTTTGGGAAAATGTAGCGAGTTTGGCAGATTGGACAAAACAGGGCGGAGGATTGCTGCTAGGGGTTAACGGGACGGTTGTTGTTGCTCATGGCTGCTCAAACGCGATTGCTATCGAAAATGCAATAAATCTTGCATGGAGCGCATCGAATAAAAAATAG
- a CDS encoding glutamate--tRNA ligase: MVSSDIRVRFAPSPTGNLHVGGARVAIFNYLFAKNLGGKYLLRIEDTDVARSKKEYVTSILDSLKWLGLESDEPIVYQLSRIEDHKKAVQYLLDKGLAYPCFCEPQSYEDKMESGHTSGRYEGTCRDKKYTAEDLKKPHAIRLKAPQGEGFIKFHDLVRGDISFDYNQIDDFVLIRRDGIPTYNFVVVIDDIFMKISHVIRGEDHISNTPKQILLYEALGAKIPQFAHLPMILGASGKPLSKRDAATSVTDYRDAGIMPEALFNFLVRLGWAHGDQEVFTKEEMIKYFTLEKVGKKGAVFDLKKLSWISGVYIRATSEQELLAQYENFEGNYQQQIKQLWTDEQLKSLLFLHKERATNLVEIATAIIELASDPKSLDLSLISKWLTSDSAKLIETFIEKSEKDSTFDHHSLLSLANEICNLLNVKLVNLAQPLRLAIVGKVQSPGIFELMAILGKDRSIKRIKFLWQQILNLKIVEN; encoded by the coding sequence ATGGTTTCGTCAGATATCAGAGTCAGGTTTGCGCCTTCACCAACCGGTAATTTGCATGTCGGTGGAGCGAGAGTTGCGATTTTTAACTATCTTTTTGCTAAAAATTTGGGCGGAAAATATTTATTAAGAATAGAAGATACGGACGTTGCAAGATCAAAAAAAGAATATGTAACATCTATTCTTGATTCGCTAAAATGGCTTGGATTGGAATCTGACGAACCCATTGTTTATCAACTTTCAAGAATAGAAGATCATAAAAAAGCTGTGCAATATTTGCTCGATAAAGGGTTAGCATATCCGTGCTTTTGTGAGCCGCAAAGTTATGAAGACAAAATGGAAAGTGGACATACATCAGGAAGATATGAAGGTACTTGCAGAGATAAAAAATATACAGCAGAAGATTTGAAAAAACCTCATGCAATAAGATTAAAAGCTCCACAAGGAGAAGGTTTTATAAAATTTCATGATTTGGTTCGCGGTGATATTTCATTTGATTACAATCAGATTGATGATTTTGTTCTCATTCGTCGAGACGGTATTCCAACTTACAATTTTGTTGTCGTTATAGATGATATTTTTATGAAAATATCGCATGTGATTCGTGGTGAAGATCATATCTCAAATACACCCAAACAAATTTTACTTTATGAAGCGTTAGGTGCAAAAATTCCACAGTTTGCACATTTGCCGATGATTTTAGGTGCAAGTGGTAAACCTTTAAGTAAGCGCGATGCTGCAACATCTGTTACCGATTATCGTGATGCGGGAATAATGCCAGAAGCATTATTTAATTTTTTAGTAAGACTTGGTTGGGCGCATGGCGATCAAGAAGTTTTTACAAAAGAAGAGATGATAAAATATTTTACTCTTGAAAAGGTTGGCAAAAAGGGTGCAGTTTTCGATCTGAAAAAGCTTAGTTGGATTAGTGGCGTGTATATTCGTGCAACTTCTGAACAAGAATTGTTAGCACAATATGAAAATTTTGAAGGTAATTATCAGCAGCAAATAAAACAACTTTGGACAGATGAGCAATTAAAGAGTTTGTTATTTTTGCACAAAGAGCGTGCGACAAATTTAGTAGAAATAGCAACTGCAATTATAGAGCTAGCATCTGATCCTAAAAGTTTAGATCTTAGTTTGATTTCTAAATGGCTTACATCTGATAGTGCAAAATTGATTGAAACTTTCATTGAAAAAAGTGAAAAAGATTCTACGTTTGATCACCATTCTTTGCTTTCTCTTGCTAATGAAATTTGTAATTTGTTAAATGTAAAGCTTGTAAATTTAGCTCAGCCATTACGTCTTGCAATTGTCGGTAAAGTTCAAAGCCCAGGAATTTTTGAATTGATGGCAATTTTGGGTAAAGATAGATCTATCAAGCGAATTAAATTTTTATGGCAGCAAATTTTAAATTTGAAAATAGTCGAAAATTAA
- the fabD gene encoding [acyl-carrier-protein] S-malonyltransferase, producing the protein MKIGMIFPGQGSQFVGMGKEFYDNERIFQELFEEASSCLNVNFTRLCFASSEAELMGTINAQTSIFLISCATAKLLEEKYKIVSNIVAGHSLGEYSAIFTAGGFSFPDGIYLLMKRALFMEEATNDENSGMIAVLNCSQSQLQEIVSRNDVPGSDESVVEIVNFNSPNQLVVSGTLKELEKVSSDITLVGGKSIPLKVAGAFHSRLMKKAQEKFSAYLSKVNFKDLSVPLVSNVDAKEIKTADEISFELVKQIASPVQWWPSMQRFADCDLIIEVGPSGKFAKMLSREWKDKKIISVASPKDIENLLQLI; encoded by the coding sequence ATGAAAATAGGAATGATTTTTCCAGGACAGGGTTCTCAATTCGTTGGAATGGGTAAAGAATTTTATGACAACGAAAGAATTTTCCAAGAGCTTTTTGAAGAAGCATCAAGCTGTCTGAATGTTAATTTTACACGACTTTGTTTTGCATCATCTGAAGCAGAATTGATGGGCACGATAAATGCACAAACATCAATTTTTTTAATAAGTTGTGCAACAGCTAAACTGCTTGAAGAAAAATATAAAATAGTTTCAAACATTGTCGCGGGACATAGCTTGGGAGAATACAGCGCGATTTTCACTGCGGGTGGTTTTAGTTTTCCGGATGGAATTTATCTTCTTATGAAGAGAGCATTATTTATGGAAGAAGCAACAAATGATGAAAATAGCGGAATGATAGCTGTTTTGAATTGTTCGCAGTCGCAGCTTCAGGAGATTGTTTCGCGTAATGATGTTCCTGGTTCTGATGAATCGGTTGTTGAAATCGTTAATTTTAATTCACCCAATCAATTGGTTGTTTCTGGAACGCTCAAAGAACTTGAAAAAGTAAGTAGTGATATAACACTGGTTGGTGGAAAGAGTATTCCTTTAAAAGTTGCAGGAGCTTTTCATTCACGACTTATGAAAAAAGCGCAGGAAAAATTTTCTGCATATTTATCAAAAGTAAATTTTAAAGATTTATCAGTTCCACTCGTAAGTAATGTGGATGCAAAAGAGATAAAAACAGCAGATGAAATTAGTTTTGAGCTTGTAAAGCAAATAGCATCTCCTGTTCAGTGGTGGCCTTCAATGCAGCGATTTGCTGATTGCGATTTGATAATCGAAGTCGGGCCAAGTGGAAAGTTTGCAAAAATGCTTAGCCGTGAGTGGAAAGATAAAAAGATTATTTCTGTTGCGTCGCCAAAAGATATTGAAAATTTATTGCAGTTGATTTAA
- a CDS encoding beta-ketoacyl-ACP reductase: MTQNKNLAVVSGGVGGIGFAIVSKLLDRGDHVVVFDCLEENDNAVLNAKKIGAEYIKVDISNVSSIENGFKILQEKFNGENLTIFVNNAGVARDNLAVRLTEKDWDFVLDVNLKGTFFCCQQAIKSMMKKKKGYIVNISSIVGIEGNAGQVNYAASKAGIIALTKSLSKEYASRNILINAIAPGFIQTKMTESLPQNLKDYVLDRISLKKLGHPEDVANLVEFLTSGKADYICGEIIRIDGGLS; this comes from the coding sequence ATGACTCAAAATAAAAATTTGGCTGTAGTTTCTGGGGGAGTTGGCGGCATTGGTTTCGCGATAGTTTCTAAGCTGTTAGATCGTGGCGATCATGTTGTGGTTTTTGATTGTTTAGAAGAAAATGACAATGCTGTTTTGAATGCAAAAAAAATCGGAGCAGAGTATATAAAAGTTGATATTTCAAATGTTTCTTCCATTGAGAATGGATTTAAAATATTGCAAGAAAAATTCAATGGTGAAAATCTAACAATATTTGTTAATAACGCCGGAGTTGCTAGAGATAATTTAGCAGTAAGATTGACAGAAAAAGATTGGGATTTTGTTTTAGATGTGAACTTAAAAGGAACTTTTTTCTGTTGTCAGCAAGCTATTAAATCTATGATGAAAAAGAAAAAAGGTTACATCGTAAATATAAGCTCTATTGTTGGGATAGAAGGAAACGCAGGGCAAGTAAATTATGCAGCAAGTAAAGCAGGAATTATAGCTTTAACAAAAAGCTTATCTAAAGAGTATGCATCAAGAAATATTTTGATAAACGCTATAGCTCCTGGATTCATTCAAACAAAGATGACAGAAAGCTTGCCGCAAAATTTGAAAGATTATGTTTTAGATAGAATTTCGCTAAAAAAATTAGGGCATCCTGAGGATGTTGCAAATTTGGTAGAATTTCTTACTTCAGGGAAAGCTGACTATATTTGTGGTGAAATTATTCGCATTGACGGAGGATTAAGTTGA
- the acpP gene encoding acyl carrier protein, with amino-acid sequence MAFQKNDTLNKVIEVISEKLSIPADNISETVTFKDLGADSLDIAEIIMSFEEVFGIEIKDTDAEKIKTVGDAVELIHQHRTK; translated from the coding sequence ATGGCATTTCAAAAAAATGATACTTTAAATAAAGTTATCGAAGTTATTTCTGAAAAACTTAGCATTCCTGCTGACAACATTAGTGAAACTGTAACTTTCAAAGATTTGGGGGCAGATTCTTTGGACATTGCTGAAATTATTATGTCTTTTGAAGAAGTTTTTGGCATTGAAATTAAAGATACAGATGCTGAAAAAATCAAAACAGTTGGCGACGCAGTAGAATTAATTCATCAACACAGAACTAAATAA
- a CDS encoding DUF763 domain-containing protein, which translates to MKRGIATFTLDYGTCPRWLFERMVKLGQEMVRVLIDEYGPNEFIARIADPVWFQSLGTVLAFDWNASGLTTILTAALKEAIRGHEKELGIFICGGKGKTSRKTPDEIALWGKKLYLQTNQTENLIYNSKMSAKVDSALIQDGYQIYHHAFFFSKKGAWAVVQQGMNTGNQTARRYHWSSESANDLIIEPHKGIVSDLKLKSPVLNMTALTSQQSRDLSVDMVDAGYNSVIKDIQLLRKHSSRLSKMMSFSNGEHQLSFLELANTEFTKHPVINEDFSKSLYLEKVLAKVCANKPKTYKELIAQEGVGPKTVRALALVGEVIYGAEPSYKDPARYSFAHGGKDATPYPVDKKTYDQTIEILRKAVIKTKLTPNEKNKAITNLISATK; encoded by the coding sequence ATGAAACGCGGTATTGCAACATTTACGTTAGATTATGGAACTTGTCCTCGTTGGCTATTTGAAAGAATGGTAAAACTAGGACAGGAAATGGTCCGTGTTTTAATAGACGAATATGGCCCTAATGAATTTATTGCACGTATAGCAGATCCTGTATGGTTTCAATCTTTAGGCACAGTTTTAGCATTCGATTGGAATGCAAGTGGCTTAACAACGATTTTAACAGCCGCTCTTAAAGAAGCTATTCGCGGACATGAAAAAGAATTAGGAATATTCATCTGCGGCGGTAAAGGTAAAACATCGCGAAAAACTCCAGATGAAATAGCTCTTTGGGGCAAAAAACTTTACCTACAAACAAATCAAACTGAAAATCTTATTTATAATTCAAAGATGAGTGCCAAAGTTGATAGTGCTTTAATCCAAGATGGATACCAAATTTATCATCACGCTTTCTTTTTTTCCAAAAAAGGCGCGTGGGCGGTGGTTCAACAGGGAATGAACACAGGCAACCAAACCGCAAGAAGGTACCACTGGAGCTCTGAATCTGCAAATGATTTAATTATTGAACCACACAAAGGAATCGTATCGGACCTGAAACTCAAATCACCGGTATTAAATATGACAGCTTTGACAAGTCAACAAAGTAGAGATCTTTCTGTTGATATGGTTGATGCCGGTTACAACTCTGTTATTAAAGACATTCAATTACTTCGCAAACATTCTTCGCGACTTTCTAAAATGATGAGCTTTTCAAATGGCGAACATCAATTATCATTTCTCGAGTTAGCAAATACCGAATTCACAAAACATCCTGTTATCAATGAAGATTTTTCGAAAAGTTTATATTTGGAAAAAGTGCTCGCAAAAGTCTGCGCTAATAAACCAAAGACATACAAAGAGTTAATTGCGCAAGAAGGCGTTGGTCCCAAAACAGTCAGAGCACTCGCACTTGTCGGAGAAGTAATTTATGGAGCCGAACCATCTTACAAAGATCCAGCTCGCTACAGTTTTGCTCATGGCGGGAAAGATGCGACGCCATACCCTGTAGATAAAAAAACATACGACCAAACAATAGAAATATTAAGAAAAGCTGTTATAAAAACTAAATTAACACCGAATGAAAAAAATAAAGCTATAACAAACCTTATTAGCGCAACAAAATAA